In Corallococcus silvisoli, one genomic interval encodes:
- a CDS encoding SlyX family protein: protein MEDKRLVELEIRYTQQQELLQELSDVLYQQGRVIDALRAELDRLKGKLEAEPGLVDARQHERPPHY from the coding sequence ATGGAAGACAAGCGCCTGGTCGAGCTGGAAATCCGCTACACGCAGCAGCAGGAGCTGCTGCAGGAGCTGAGCGACGTGCTCTACCAGCAGGGGCGCGTCATCGACGCGCTCCGGGCGGAGCTGGACCGGCTCAAGGGCAAGCTCGAAGCCGAGCCGGGGTTGGTGGACGCCCGTCAGCATGAGCGTCCGCCACACTACTGA
- a CDS encoding tetratricopeptide repeat protein: protein MNTLEHLQRARELLGRGQPELAESALSDAIDAAVAAEDLVLLTQARFALGELLFQQGRDEEAIPFLQAVVRTERADGSVDAPVIASARMLRQIRGQEPR from the coding sequence ATGAATACCCTCGAACACCTGCAGCGTGCCCGTGAGTTGCTTGGTCGCGGACAGCCTGAGCTGGCTGAGTCCGCGCTGAGTGACGCCATCGATGCGGCCGTGGCGGCGGAGGACCTGGTCCTCCTCACCCAGGCGCGCTTCGCGCTGGGGGAGCTGCTCTTCCAGCAGGGCCGCGATGAAGAGGCAATCCCCTTCCTCCAGGCTGTGGTCCGGACTGAACGGGCCGACGGCTCCGTGGACGCTCCGGTCATCGCCTCCGCGCGGATGCTGCGCCAGATTCGGGGCCAGGAGCCCCGCTGA